A single window of Nocardioides kongjuensis DNA harbors:
- the hisS gene encoding histidine--tRNA ligase produces MAKPTPLSGFPELLPAQRYVEQQVVATLARTFELHGFANIETRAVEPLDQLLRKGDTSKEVYVLRRLQEDDSSKDKGIGLHFDLTVPFARFVLENAGKLEFPFRRYQIQKVWRGERPQEGRFREFTQADIDIVGRDTLPFHHDVEVARVMLEALGRLDFLPGFRLQVNNRKLIQGFYAGLGLDPDGIDEVMRLVDKLDKLPVEKVRDMLLAEAGVSEDQADKALALATIKATDDSFVQRVRDLGVSHELLDEGLDELATLVRSCAPLATERTRIEADLSIARGLDYYTGTVFETRLDGYESLGSICSGGRYDALASDGRTTYPGVGISLGLSRLLVTLIQRGVLTADRSVPSVVLVAVTDEESRADADAIATALRARAIPCEVAPTAAKFGKQIRHAERRGIPYVWFRQDDGTSEVKDIRSGNQVAADPATWEPPNEDLRPQVVTTIDEGESK; encoded by the coding sequence ATGGCCAAGCCGACTCCGCTCAGCGGATTCCCCGAGCTCCTCCCTGCCCAGCGTTACGTCGAGCAGCAGGTCGTCGCGACCCTCGCGCGCACCTTCGAGCTGCACGGGTTCGCCAACATCGAGACCCGCGCCGTCGAGCCGCTCGACCAGCTGCTGCGCAAGGGCGACACCTCCAAGGAGGTCTACGTCCTGCGCCGCCTGCAGGAGGACGACAGCTCGAAGGACAAGGGGATCGGGCTCCACTTCGACCTCACCGTCCCGTTCGCGCGCTTCGTGCTCGAGAACGCCGGCAAGCTCGAGTTCCCGTTCCGCCGCTACCAGATCCAGAAGGTGTGGCGTGGCGAGCGGCCCCAGGAGGGCCGCTTCCGCGAGTTCACCCAGGCCGACATCGACATCGTCGGACGCGACACGCTGCCGTTCCACCACGACGTCGAGGTCGCCCGGGTGATGCTCGAGGCGCTCGGCCGGCTGGACTTCCTGCCCGGCTTCCGGCTCCAGGTCAACAACCGCAAGCTGATCCAGGGCTTCTACGCCGGCCTGGGCCTCGACCCCGACGGCATCGACGAGGTGATGCGCCTGGTCGACAAGCTCGACAAGCTGCCGGTCGAGAAGGTCCGCGACATGCTGCTCGCCGAGGCCGGGGTCAGCGAGGACCAGGCCGACAAGGCGCTGGCGCTCGCCACCATCAAGGCGACCGACGACTCGTTCGTCCAGCGGGTCCGCGACCTCGGCGTCAGCCACGAACTCCTCGACGAGGGCCTCGACGAGCTGGCGACCCTGGTCCGCTCCTGCGCGCCGCTGGCGACCGAGCGCACCCGGATCGAGGCCGACCTCTCCATCGCGCGCGGCCTGGACTACTACACCGGCACGGTCTTCGAGACCCGCCTCGACGGCTACGAGTCGCTCGGCTCGATCTGCTCCGGCGGTCGCTACGACGCGCTCGCCTCCGACGGCCGTACGACCTACCCCGGCGTCGGCATCTCCCTCGGCCTCAGCCGCCTGCTCGTCACCCTCATCCAGCGTGGCGTGCTCACCGCTGACCGTTCGGTGCCCAGCGTGGTGCTGGTCGCGGTCACCGACGAGGAGTCGCGCGCCGACGCCGACGCGATCGCCACCGCCCTGCGGGCCCGCGCGATCCCGTGCGAGGTCGCGCCCACCGCGGCGAAGTTCGGCAAGCAGATCCGCCACGCCGAGCGGCGTGGCATCCCGTACGTCTGGTTCCGCCAGGACGACGGGACGAGCGAGGTCAAGGACATCCGCTCCGGAAACCAGGTCGCCGCCGATCCGGCGACGTGGGAGCCTCCGAACGAGGACCTGCGCCCGCAGGTCGTCACCACCATTGATGAAGGGGAATCCAAGTGA